Sequence from the Maniola hyperantus chromosome Z, iAphHyp1.2, whole genome shotgun sequence genome:
CAACGATACAAATGATTGTCTCGAATAGTGCTCACGATCTCTGGCTCCCAGCGATCGCCATTAAGCAATAGCTTTTCTTTATTGTAGAGGAGTTCTTCGCGTGTTTCTGTTGAGTATTCAAAATTGGGTCCTTCGACTATCGCATCTACAGGACATGCTTCTTGGCAGTACCCACAGAAGATGCACTTGCTAAGGTCTATGTCATAGCGTGTAGCCCGACGAGATCCATCTTCACGTTCCTGAGCTTCTATGGTAATAGCTTGCGCTGGACAAAATGCTTCGCACAGCTTGCATGCGATGCACCTCTCTTCACCTGTAGGATATCGTCTTAGAGCGTGTTCTCCCCGAAACCGTGGTGACAATGGACCTTTTTCGAATGGGTAATTTATCGTTGCAGGTTCTTTAAAAATGTGTCCCAAGGTCACAGCGAAAGCtgttacagaaaaaaatttaatttaattttgatacaattatttttaatgtcgCACGGCAGTGCGAGCGCTCTCTTCACCACTAAGCTGTCACTGCTCAATAGCTCGATTATAACCTTcttagagtaggtatattttaattatttctaatAAATAGTAAAGTGATATATAAGCTAAATAGTACCTCTTACTATTTCAGTCCAGAAAAGTGTTTGAGCGATTCTGTCAACAAAATCTTTCATTTCCGTTTTAGGTGGAGGGTCAGACACGTAGAAGAAGTTTACTTGGTACTTGGTCCGTGGATTGGAAGCAAATGGTGGTCCTGGAACACATGGGGAAGATGGTGGACAAGGGGCACATGGTGGAAATGGGGGGCATGGTGGAAAAGGGGGGCACGGCGGGCTTGGTTGAACTGACGTGCCACACGGATCGGAACATTTGCGCATCTGATGTCCTATTCCCTTTAAATCACTCTTGACTAGTTTGCctatttttaacattatttgtttatgaaataAATTCCAATGTTTTGTCGCTACGTTATACGCTATGGCAAAGGCTACGTTTGACGTTAAGTACGTTATGGTTAGGTATTATGGTATTATTGTTTATGGTTGTCACTGatgacaaatatttatttttccatcACTTACAAAAAGTTTTCACTTTTAGTAGTAATGAGAAAAAGAATAAAGAGTTTTACAtgactaatatttttaaatctttgctTTTATTTCACCCCTAGTGCTCAAattagttatagtacgcgacaggttgagttggcaatcggggtggtgacatcccgcatacccgcacatcccccgcacGCGCCATTGCTATTTAaccctgttgcgtactataggtacctaatattaaacTAATAAATGTTCGTACTTTATTTTCATCGATGTCCGCGACGGGAAAAAGACATTCGGGCTCGTCGCATACGGTGACGATATCTCAGGTGTCATAATTATGGCGTTACGAATATAACAAGTATATAACAACACATCAACAATTCATACATATATGGATATAGTTTCACAATGCGCATGTACAAAGTGACCACTTGGTCAATTAGTCATAGATTCAGGATCAGACCGAGAGCTCACTCACTTTGGTTCACGGTTCACTCTGCTAGTACCATGTACCAAGTGTAATAAATTCCATGGGCAAACGTATTCCAGCGTATTTTTACATGTTTGTTGTGGACCAAATCTTATCAACCTTAATAATCCAGTTATTTTCggtattgtataaaaatatcataacCGGGTGCCAGTTTTCAACAGTTCCATTTCAATTTTCTCTATATACAAGTTTCCCAGACATTCGAAGGTATTGGACTGAAATAGCGAAAACTAAAGTGGGTCATATAATGCTGATATAACATTGGCTAAAACTTCCAGCGGTCACTTTTAGCTGGACTACATTTTTCGTTCCAATTTTTCGAAGCTCTTCCATTTTATTAATAGAGCAATTATATAAGAGGATGGGTTTATTATGATAGATGGTATTACCTTTGACTCAATTGAAACTAAGTTTTAGTTCCACTGGTCTACCCTCTACAAACATGCCAAGCAATGTAAAAGGCCCTATATAGCTAGGTATCCACAATCGAgaattactaagactccgctgtccgtccacctgtctgtccgtctgtcaccaggctgtatctcatgaaccgtgctAGTTAGTTAAAATTtccacagatgatgtatttttgttgccgctataacaagaattattaaaaagcagattaaaataaatatttaagggggctcccatacaacaaacgtgatttttgctcgtttttatagataatggtacggacaccttcgtgagcgagtccgactcgcacttggccagtttctaattgttatttttattgattgttGTGTATAAATAAGG
This genomic interval carries:
- the LOC117995586 gene encoding NADH-ubiquinone oxidoreductase subunit 8-like — translated: MLKIGKLVKSDLKGIGHQMRKCSDPCGTSVQPSPPCPPFPPCPPFPPCAPCPPSSPCVPGPPFASNPRTKYQVNFFYVSDPPPKTEMKDFVDRIAQTLFWTEIVRAFAVTLGHIFKEPATINYPFEKGPLSPRFRGEHALRRYPTGEERCIACKLCEAFCPAQAITIEAQEREDGSRRATRYDIDLSKCIFCGYCQEACPVDAIVEGPNFEYSTETREELLYNKEKLLLNGDRWEPEIVSTIRDNHLYR